One part of the Arabidopsis thaliana chromosome 1 sequence genome encodes these proteins:
- a CDS encoding Polyketide cyclase/dehydrase and lipid transport superfamily protein (Polyketide cyclase/dehydrase and lipid transport superfamily protein; FUNCTIONS IN: molecular_function unknown; INVOLVED IN: response to biotic stimulus, defense response; LOCATED IN: cellular_component unknown; CONTAINS InterPro DOMAIN/s: Bet v I allergen (InterPro:IPR000916); BEST Arabidopsis thaliana protein match is: Polyketide cyclase/dehydrase and lipid transport superfamily protein (TAIR:AT1G23120.1); Has 378 Blast hits to 352 proteins in 41 species: Archae - 0; Bacteria - 0; Metazoa - 0; Fungi - 0; Plants - 378; Viruses - 0; Other Eukaryotes - 0 (source: NCBI BLink).), protein MAQMAKSMIEVEINVSADMIFGKSFSKLSSLLHEHIGDGCKGTKNWTLSVDGKVEKMKERVEIDEANKSMTVFVFEGDVMENYSSFTCNLQIIPKLHGRSIARWSWEYEKLNADSPAPNKYMDFAVYLTKDIESNLLKT, encoded by the exons ATGGCTCAGATGGCGAAATCCATGATAGAAGTGGAGATCAATGTATCAGCTGATATGATTTTCGGAAAATCATTTTCCAAGCTATCAAGTCTACTTCAC GAGCATATTGGTGATGGCTGTAAAGGCACCAAGAACTGGACTTTGTCTGTTG ATGGAAAAGTAGAGAAAATGAAGGAGAGAGTTGAAATAGACGAGGCAAACAAATCAATGACTGTGTTTGTGTTCGAAGGAGATGTGATGGAGAATTATAGTAGTTTCACATGCAATCTTCAGATCATACCAAAGCTTCATGGTAGAAGTATAGCAAGATGGAGCTGGGAATACGAGAAGCTTAATGCAGATTCTCCAGCTCCGAACAAATACATGGATTTTGCAGTCTATCTCACTAAAGACATTGAATCTAATCTTCTCAAAACATAg
- a CDS encoding Polyketide cyclase/dehydrase and lipid transport superfamily protein (Polyketide cyclase/dehydrase and lipid transport superfamily protein; FUNCTIONS IN: molecular_function unknown; INVOLVED IN: response to biotic stimulus, defense response; LOCATED IN: cellular_component unknown; EXPRESSED IN: root; CONTAINS InterPro DOMAIN/s: Bet v I allergen (InterPro:IPR000916); BEST Arabidopsis thaliana protein match is: MLP-like protein 28 (TAIR:AT1G70830.5); Has 440 Blast hits to 408 proteins in 49 species: Archae - 0; Bacteria - 0; Metazoa - 0; Fungi - 0; Plants - 440; Viruses - 0; Other Eukaryotes - 0 (source: NCBI BLink).) yields the protein MAEEASSLVGIVETTVELKSSVEKFHDLLVGRPHHMSNATPSNIQSAELQEGEMGQVGAVILWNYVHDGEAKSAKQRIESLDPEKNRITYRVVEGDLLKEYTSFVTTFQVTPKEGEPGSVAHWHFEYEKINEEVAHPETLLQLATEVSKDMDEHLLSEE from the exons ATGGCGGAAGAGGCATCTAGTTTGGTTGGGATCGTTGAGACAACTGTAGAGCTAAAATCTTCGGTGGAGAAGTTCCATGACCTGCTTGTCGGGAGACCACACCATATGTCCAATGCAACTCCATCCAACATTCAGAGCGCTGAGCTTCAAGAAGGCGAGATGGGCCAAGTTGGCGCCGTCATCCTCTGGAATTACGTTCATG ATGGGGAGGCAAAGTCGGCGAAACAAAGGATCGAGTCATTGGATCCGGAGAAAAATCGGATCACGTACAGGGTGGTAGAGGGTGATTTATTGAAAGAGTACACGAGTTTCGTGACGACCTTCCAAGTGACACCTAAGGAAGGAGAACCTGGAAGTGTTGCACATTGGCACTTTGAGTATGAGAAAATTAACGAGGAGGTGGCTCACCCTGAAACTCTCCTCCAGTTGGCAACCGAAGTCTCTAAAGATATGGATGAACATCTCTTATCCGAGGAATAG
- the MLP43 gene encoding MLP-like protein 43 (MLP-like protein 43 (MLP43); FUNCTIONS IN: molecular_function unknown; INVOLVED IN: response to biotic stimulus, defense response; LOCATED IN: chloroplast; EXPRESSED IN: 17 plant structures; EXPRESSED DURING: 10 growth stages; CONTAINS InterPro DOMAIN/s: Bet v I allergen (InterPro:IPR000916); BEST Arabidopsis thaliana protein match is: MLP-like protein 28 (TAIR:AT1G70830.5); Has 440 Blast hits to 408 proteins in 49 species: Archae - 0; Bacteria - 0; Metazoa - 0; Fungi - 0; Plants - 440; Viruses - 0; Other Eukaryotes - 0 (source: NCBI BLink).) produces the protein MAEASSLVGKLETEVEIKASAKKFHHMFTERPHHVSKATPDKIHGCELHEGDWGKVGSIVIWKYVHDGKLTVGKNKIEAVDPEKNLITFKVLEGDLMNEYKSFAFTLQVTPKQGESGSIAHWHLEYEKISEEVAHPETLLQFCVEISKEIDEHLLAEE, from the exons atGGCAGAAGCGTCTAGTTTGGTGGGGAAACTTGAGACAGAAGTGGAGATCAAAGCTTCGGCCAAAAAGTTCCATCACATGTTTACCGAGAGACCACACCATGTCTCCAAAGCAACTCCAGATAAAATTCATGGATGTGAGCTGCACGAAGGCGACTGGGGCAAAGTCGGCTCTATCGTCATCTGGAAATACGTTCATG ATGGAAAGTTAACAGTGGGGAAGAATAAGATCGAGGCGGTGGATCCGGAGAAGAACCTGATCACGTTCAAGGTTTTAGAAGGTGATCTGATGAATGAGTACAAGAGCTTCGCATTTACACTCCAAGTGACCCCTAAGCAAGGGGAGTCAGGGAGTATTGCGCACTGGCACCTGGAGTATGAGAAAATTAGCGAGGAGGTAGCTCATCCCGAAACCCTTCTCCAATTCTGTGTCGAGATCTCCAAAGAGATCGACGAACATCTCTTGGCCGAGGAATAG